The region TCGGTTGCCCCGGCGGTGTAGAGCATGTGTTCCACCAGCATTGTCTTGCCGGCACCGCCGTGGCCTACAATGGCCACATTTCTGATCTGTTCGGGTGTGAATTGTTTCACCGTTTCTTCCTATGGAAGGCCCGGCGCTCTCGGCCCAGTTTGGTCGGGGGCGTCGATCCCTTAACCTAGGTTAACAAATTCATGGTTCGGCTCCAAGCCATTTCTCAGACAATTTCTCAGGATAGTGGAAAATCCGCAATTATTTTTTAGATTATTCAAATCATTAGGCTATACTAACGAAAGATGGAATCGGATGTCGAAGCGGTTTTGGGGGCCTACCCGCGGATCTACTTTGCCTGCCACTCCCGGCATGTCCAGGATCCGGAGTCGGGACATGTCCTGACGTCCCGGCAGGCCAGCTTCCTCGACCATTTGGACATTGCCGAGCCGGTGAGTTTGAAATCGTTGGCTGGCCACTTGGGTGTCACTCCGGCCACAGCGTGCGTTACGGTTGACCGGTTGGAGCGGCTCGGCTATGTCAAGCGAACTCGCCAAGGGCCCGACCGCCGGGTCGTCCAGATCCTGCTGACCGAAGCGGGCCTCCGCATTTCCGAATCGAATTCGGTCCTCGACCCCGCACGG is a window of Armatimonadota bacterium DNA encoding:
- a CDS encoding winged helix-turn-helix transcriptional regulator, giving the protein MESDVEAVLGAYPRIYFACHSRHVQDPESGHVLTSRQASFLDHLDIAEPVSLKSLAGHLGVTPATACVTVDRLERLGYVKRTRQGPDRRVVQILLTEAGLRISESNSVLDPARVEAMLGLMGESDRGKAVAGLRILAEAATGLIQKFGSGWSY